One Gadus chalcogrammus isolate NIFS_2021 chromosome 4, NIFS_Gcha_1.0, whole genome shotgun sequence DNA segment encodes these proteins:
- the LOC130381182 gene encoding liver-expressed antimicrobial peptide 2-like, translating to MQALVFKITVVFLLLSVVPDFQVQGLPLPTELDGLLQRTRRSLLWRWNTLKPVGGSCRAHTECGTNYCSRNNICTFWFNSP from the exons ATGCAGGCCCTGGTGTTCAAGATCacagttgtttttcttttgctgTCTGTGGTGCCGGACTTCCAG GTCCAGGGACTGCCGCTGCCCACAGAGCTCGATGGTCTGCTCCAGAGGACCAGACGCTCCCTGCTGTGGCGCTGGAACACACTCAAACCAGTAGGGGGCAGCTGTCGGGCTCACACAGAGTGTGGCACCAACTACTGCAGCAG AAACAACATCTGTACCTTCTGGTTCAACTCTCCCTGA